From the Iodobacter fluviatilis genome, one window contains:
- a CDS encoding flagellar hook protein FlgE yields the protein MSFEIALSGINAVNNQLGSISNNIANSSTYGFKSGRANFSSAYAGSQAIGVETSSHTQNIAKGGGLLTTGRALDAAIQGSGFFVAKDPSGGMAYTRVGIFDKDKDGYMVDSFGRRAQGYAPVGDGGGTAMGAIGDIKVPVGQVPAKATDKLQFTGNLSADWPVPTTAAFSKDDASSFNASMVSTVYDSVGGKHNLTQYFVKGAAGVTAHYSFDGATIAATNTLSFDANGKLSSPTAPVTLALGTPANAAPLSINLDYAGTSRFAGEVTNTVNSANGYASGTLTGVVIEENGEVMAKYSNGQKQSAGTLVLATFPNESALQQISNTSWAETAATGTALYSAPGSGMTGKLTAGALEQSNVDMTGELVSLMTAQRNYQANTKVISTENQVIQALMQAL from the coding sequence ATGAGTTTTGAAATTGCGCTGTCAGGCATTAATGCCGTTAATAATCAATTAGGTAGCATCAGTAATAATATTGCGAATTCCAGTACCTACGGTTTTAAATCAGGTCGGGCGAATTTCTCTTCGGCCTATGCAGGCTCGCAGGCGATTGGGGTAGAAACCTCATCTCACACGCAAAATATCGCCAAAGGTGGTGGTTTACTGACTACGGGACGGGCGCTGGATGCCGCTATTCAGGGTAGTGGGTTTTTTGTGGCTAAAGATCCGAGTGGTGGCATGGCCTATACCCGTGTAGGGATTTTTGATAAAGACAAAGACGGCTATATGGTCGATAGCTTTGGCCGCCGTGCGCAGGGCTACGCCCCTGTAGGTGATGGTGGCGGCACAGCGATGGGCGCGATTGGCGATATCAAAGTGCCAGTAGGGCAAGTGCCAGCAAAAGCCACCGATAAGCTGCAATTTACCGGCAATTTATCTGCAGATTGGCCTGTGCCTACTACGGCTGCGTTTAGTAAAGACGATGCTAGCTCGTTTAATGCTTCTATGGTTTCGACGGTTTATGATTCTGTGGGCGGAAAGCATAATTTGACCCAGTATTTTGTAAAAGGCGCGGCGGGCGTCACAGCACATTACTCTTTTGATGGTGCAACCATTGCCGCCACCAATACCCTTAGCTTTGATGCCAACGGTAAATTAAGCAGCCCAACCGCACCTGTCACTCTAGCCTTGGGTACTCCTGCTAATGCCGCGCCGCTATCAATTAATCTGGATTACGCAGGTACATCGCGCTTTGCGGGCGAAGTAACTAACACCGTAAACAGCGCCAATGGCTATGCGTCCGGCACGCTCACCGGTGTGGTCATCGAAGAAAATGGCGAAGTGATGGCTAAATATAGCAATGGCCAAAAGCAAAGTGCCGGAACGCTGGTGTTGGCTACCTTCCCTAATGAAAGTGCATTACAGCAAATTTCTAATACCAGCTGGGCAGAAACGGCCGCTACAGGTACGGCGCTGTATTCAGCGCCTGGCAGCGGTATGACCGGCAAGCTGACCGCGGGCGCGCTTGAGCAATCCAATGTGGATATGACGGGCGAGCTGGTTAGCCTGATGACGGCTCAGCGTAATTACCAGGCTAATACCAAGGTGATCTCTACCGAGAATCAAGTGATCCAAGCCCTGATGCAGGCGCTGTAA
- a CDS encoding flagellin N-terminal helical domain-containing protein: MRIASTQLQTTMNESLQSASGNMAELLQKMSSGKRYLLPSEDPISSVRLLRLEREEAAITQYTSNIGALRSRLSMNESYLDGMTQDLMQARVLLLGADDTVSKEDVKDIAASLVSLRDSLYFTSNTRDQEGHYYFSGTASSTATLGLDNTATAGSRYTALGNSDQQLVVVGNGVTQASNVALPEMAALLNQLDLAITALQNPPATGYRPAVEQGINGIDAALRSVGSKIANLGGAQNNMQMMEDNHANVSLSNQQSVRLLGSLDYGEAMVTMDSYKLALQASQKAYGKVSSLSLFDVL, from the coding sequence ATGCGTATCGCCAGTACCCAGTTACAAACAACCATGAATGAATCTTTGCAATCTGCTTCGGGCAATATGGCTGAGCTGCTGCAAAAAATGTCATCGGGTAAGCGTTATTTACTGCCGTCAGAAGACCCGATTTCCAGCGTGCGCTTGCTGCGCTTAGAGCGTGAAGAGGCCGCGATTACCCAGTACACCAGCAATATTGGTGCGCTGCGCTCGCGCTTATCCATGAATGAATCTTATCTGGATGGGATGACTCAGGATCTGATGCAGGCGCGTGTGCTGCTTCTTGGGGCGGACGATACGGTCTCTAAAGAAGATGTAAAAGATATTGCCGCGAGCCTGGTCAGCTTAAGAGACAGCCTGTATTTCACAAGCAATACCAGGGATCAGGAAGGGCATTATTATTTTTCTGGTACAGCCAGCTCGACAGCGACTTTGGGTTTGGATAACACCGCCACTGCAGGCAGTCGTTATACCGCTCTGGGCAATAGCGATCAGCAGCTGGTGGTGGTGGGCAATGGCGTGACACAAGCCTCGAATGTGGCTTTGCCAGAAATGGCGGCGTTATTAAATCAGCTTGATCTGGCCATTACTGCGTTGCAAAATCCACCCGCTACAGGCTATCGCCCGGCAGTAGAACAGGGTATTAACGGGATTGATGCTGCACTCAGAAGTGTGGGCAGCAAGATCGCCAATCTGGGCGGCGCGCAAAATAATATGCAGATGATGGAAGACAATCATGCCAATGTCAGCCTGTCCAATCAGCAATCGGTTAGGCTATTAGGCAGCCTCGATTATGGTGAGGCAATGGTGACGATGGATAGCTATAAGCTAGCTTTGCAAGCTTCTCAAAAGGCTTATGGAAAAGTCAGCAGCTTGTCTTTGTTTGATGTGCTTTGA
- a CDS encoding rod-binding protein, with protein sequence MNPISSSSLQIEATDSPPIAENKAYRKKAETAAVQFESFFIQDMLKQMRKATREISSEDSIFKNTINSDMLDFADQAVAAELAKQRVFGVANAIMAQLLPEK encoded by the coding sequence ATGAATCCTATTTCTTCTTCGTCTTTGCAAATTGAAGCAACAGACTCGCCGCCTATCGCTGAGAACAAGGCCTATCGTAAAAAAGCAGAAACGGCTGCGGTGCAGTTCGAGAGCTTTTTTATCCAGGATATGCTCAAGCAAATGCGTAAAGCCACACGTGAAATCAGCAGTGAAGACAGTATTTTTAAAAATACCATCAATAGCGATATGCTGGATTTTGCCGATCAGGCCGTGGCTGCAGAGCTGGCCAAACAAAGGGTGTTTGGCGTGGCCAATGCCATTATGGCGCAGCTGCTGCCGGAAAAATGA
- a CDS encoding flagellar basal body rod protein FlgF: MDALIYTVMSGADRTLRAQQIHANNLANAETTGFRADIELASAQAVPGYGYEARHMAQLQASAVDNRAGTVTPTGRSLDVALKGEGYLAVEYAGGEAYTRSGNLNVDSQGALTLNGRAVLGDGGAITLPAFAQVSISDDGTISVLPQGETGALQEAGKLKLVRPNASELTKNEAGLVVSRSGQPLPVDDTVQVLGGHLERSNVSAVEEMIATMTLTRSFEVQMKMFKSADDMADAGNRLIRG; this comes from the coding sequence ATGGATGCCTTGATTTACACGGTGATGAGCGGCGCAGATCGCACTCTGCGCGCGCAGCAAATTCACGCTAATAATTTGGCCAATGCTGAAACCACTGGTTTTAGGGCCGATATCGAGCTGGCCAGCGCACAAGCCGTGCCGGGCTACGGTTATGAAGCTCGCCATATGGCGCAGCTGCAAGCCAGCGCGGTGGATAATCGCGCCGGAACCGTCACGCCGACAGGCCGCTCCTTAGATGTAGCGCTAAAAGGTGAAGGTTATCTGGCTGTGGAATACGCAGGCGGTGAGGCCTATACCCGCAGCGGCAATTTAAATGTGGATAGCCAAGGCGCACTCACTCTCAATGGGCGTGCCGTTTTGGGCGATGGGGGGGCTATTACCTTGCCTGCTTTTGCTCAGGTTTCGATCAGCGATGACGGCACGATTTCTGTGCTGCCTCAGGGTGAGACAGGCGCTTTGCAAGAAGCAGGCAAGCTTAAATTGGTTCGTCCCAATGCCAGCGAGCTGACTAAAAATGAGGCAGGTCTAGTGGTCAGCCGCTCTGGCCAGCCCCTGCCGGTGGACGACACCGTGCAAGTTTTGGGTGGCCATTTAGAGCGCAGTAATGTATCAGCAGTCGAAGAAATGATCGCCACCATGACGCTGACGCGCAGCTTTGAAGTGCAAATGAAAATGTTTAAATCAGCTGATGATATGGCTGATGCAGGGAATCGTTTGATTCGTGGGTAG
- a CDS encoding flagellar hook capping FlgD N-terminal domain-containing protein — protein sequence MSIAFSPAQQNASAQQQINPLDPIAGQSDGNFFMTLLVAQIKNQNPLEPSDPSQFVNQLVQLNQMDNSKKMLGELKANSQMMHDLQVLTLGNHVGSTVAVNGGAITLDKDAIAGQFSLGSPAKKVSLVITGADQQRTVVDLGSKPVGDVAFNFDPKKLGLQPGSYSLSVETDSKEKAAVEVFGVIKSVNLSNGLPMVTIAGLGDFPVAAISKLKGHSA from the coding sequence ATGTCCATTGCCTTTTCACCCGCTCAGCAAAATGCCAGCGCGCAGCAGCAAATTAATCCGCTAGACCCGATTGCCGGCCAAAGTGACGGCAATTTCTTTATGACTTTGCTGGTTGCGCAAATCAAAAACCAAAACCCGCTTGAGCCATCCGACCCTAGCCAGTTTGTGAATCAATTAGTTCAGCTTAATCAAATGGATAACTCCAAAAAGATGTTGGGCGAATTAAAAGCGAATTCACAAATGATGCACGATTTGCAAGTACTGACTTTGGGCAACCATGTTGGCTCTACCGTGGCGGTGAATGGTGGTGCAATTACTTTGGATAAAGACGCGATAGCAGGGCAGTTTTCTTTAGGCAGCCCCGCTAAAAAAGTGTCTTTAGTGATTACTGGGGCAGATCAGCAGCGCACCGTGGTCGATTTAGGCAGCAAGCCAGTAGGGGATGTGGCGTTTAATTTTGATCCTAAAAAACTAGGGTTACAGCCAGGCAGCTATTCACTTTCGGTAGAAACAGATAGTAAAGAAAAAGCAGCGGTAGAAGTCTTTGGTGTGATTAAGAGCGTTAATTTAAGTAATGGTTTGCCCATGGTGACTATTGCAGGTTTGGGTGATTTTCCAGTGGCGGCGATTTCAAAGCTAAAAGGCCATTCTGCGTAA
- the flgG gene encoding flagellar basal-body rod protein FlgG, translating to MNPAMWISKTGIQAQDAKLNAIANNLANVNTVGFKRDRMVFEDLFYQVERQPGAKVDQNNAAPSGVQLGNGTRLAGTQKVFTTGSVMTSSQPLDVAIMGSGFLQVEMANGETGYTRAGQLQLNSEGRIVNAQGVPLSPEITIPKDASSVTIAENGLVSITLAGSAAPQEVGQITLANFVNPTGLLALGSNLFQETAASGAPTLGNPGESSLGKLKQGSLEGSNVQVVEEMVDMISAQRTYEMNTKVLSAADNMMQYLAQSVR from the coding sequence ATGAATCCAGCAATGTGGATCAGCAAGACCGGTATTCAGGCGCAAGACGCTAAGTTGAATGCGATCGCCAATAATCTGGCCAACGTGAACACCGTTGGTTTTAAACGCGATCGTATGGTGTTTGAAGATCTGTTTTATCAGGTAGAGCGCCAGCCCGGCGCTAAAGTGGATCAGAACAACGCCGCGCCATCGGGTGTGCAGCTGGGTAACGGTACGCGCCTTGCGGGTACCCAAAAAGTATTTACCACCGGCTCGGTAATGACCTCCAGCCAGCCGCTGGATGTGGCGATTATGGGCAGCGGCTTTTTGCAGGTGGAAATGGCCAATGGTGAAACGGGCTATACCCGCGCTGGCCAGTTACAGCTTAATTCTGAAGGCCGGATTGTGAACGCGCAGGGCGTGCCACTCTCACCGGAAATCACCATTCCTAAAGACGCTAGTTCGGTGACGATTGCTGAAAATGGTTTGGTTTCTATCACTCTGGCAGGCAGTGCCGCTCCACAAGAAGTCGGCCAGATTACCTTGGCAAACTTTGTTAACCCGACAGGCTTACTGGCCTTGGGTAGCAATTTATTTCAGGAAACCGCTGCTAGCGGCGCACCCACTTTAGGCAATCCGGGTGAAAGCTCGCTGGGCAAGCTCAAGCAAGGCTCCTTGGAAGGCTCCAATGTGCAAGTGGTGGAAGAAATGGTCGATATGATTTCGGCGCAGCGCACTTACGAGATGAATACCAAAGTGCTTTCTGCTGCCGACAATATGATGCAATACCTTGCGCAGTCGGTAAGATGA
- a CDS encoding flagellar basal body P-ring protein FlgI codes for MKFKYLFWLCLLLQTASAQELRTLVNVEGIRENQLMGYGVVVGLNGTGDNSQVKFAGQSVANLLRQFGVKQTGETKVKNVAGVVVNAVLPSGYRKGQTVDITVSSLGDAKSLRGGVLLLTPLKAADGEVYALAQGNVVITGLSAQGSSGSSVTVNTPTSGRIPNGASVEREIESDFDTRPTVTLSLKRPSFQNATQIVGVVNRHFGKIASTKNATNIEIVAPVDPSERVAFVAKLEALNITAATEVPRVVFNSRTGTVVISQGVTVRAAAVSHGSLRIVISEAPAVSQPGAFSNGTTATVPRSKVDVREGSGQMFRWPPGASLKTIIDTINSTGASPDDIMAILQALDQAGALDGELVVI; via the coding sequence ATGAAGTTTAAATATCTGTTTTGGCTCTGCCTGCTGCTGCAAACGGCCAGTGCTCAGGAATTGCGTACCTTGGTGAATGTGGAAGGGATTCGTGAGAATCAGCTGATGGGGTACGGCGTGGTCGTGGGTTTGAATGGCACGGGGGATAACTCGCAGGTGAAGTTTGCCGGGCAATCCGTAGCCAATTTGCTGCGCCAGTTTGGGGTGAAGCAGACGGGTGAAACCAAGGTTAAGAATGTGGCAGGGGTGGTGGTGAATGCGGTTTTGCCCTCGGGTTATCGTAAGGGGCAAACGGTTGATATCACCGTTTCATCACTGGGGGATGCCAAAAGCTTGCGCGGTGGTGTATTGCTACTTACGCCGCTAAAAGCTGCCGATGGCGAGGTCTATGCGCTGGCACAGGGCAATGTGGTGATTACCGGCTTGTCGGCGCAGGGTAGCAGTGGTTCTAGCGTCACGGTGAACACACCCACTTCGGGGCGGATTCCTAACGGGGCGAGTGTAGAGCGCGAGATCGAAAGCGATTTTGATACGCGGCCAACGGTAACGCTGAGCTTAAAGCGGCCTAGCTTTCAAAACGCCACGCAAATTGTCGGCGTGGTCAATCGCCATTTTGGCAAAATCGCCAGCACCAAGAATGCCACCAATATCGAGATTGTTGCGCCTGTTGACCCAAGCGAGCGGGTGGCTTTTGTGGCCAAGCTGGAGGCTTTAAATATCACCGCCGCTACCGAAGTGCCACGCGTAGTGTTTAATTCCCGTACCGGCACGGTGGTGATCAGCCAGGGCGTGACGGTCAGAGCCGCCGCAGTTTCGCATGGCTCATTAAGAATTGTGATTTCTGAAGCACCCGCAGTCAGCCAGCCGGGTGCGTTTAGTAACGGCACGACCGCCACCGTGCCTCGGTCTAAAGTCGATGTGCGCGAAGGCTCGGGCCAGATGTTCCGCTGGCCGCCGGGCGCAAGCTTAAAAACAATTATCGATACGATAAACAGCACCGGCGCATCGCCGGACGACATTATGGCGATCTTGCAGGCGCTCGATCAGGCGGGGGCTCTGGATGGCGAGCTGGTGGTGATTTGA
- the flgH gene encoding flagellar basal body L-ring protein FlgH yields MKSVFLMLLLCLLSACVSNPMVEAPEQDPPVPVIIPPAAKAKSGGVFTADTANSWLADSRAFRAGDVLTVVLQETTQASKKAGTNFDKSSGVDIKPTILGTSSYATNVGVQAKRDFAGSSSSTQQNMLSGAITVVVEKVLPNGLLLIRGEKQLSLNQGEESIRLVGYVRSDDIDSDNRVMSPRVANARISYSGKGALNDVNTAGWLTRLFNSPWMPF; encoded by the coding sequence ATGAAGTCTGTCTTTTTGATGTTGCTGCTCTGTCTGTTGAGCGCATGCGTAAGCAATCCCATGGTCGAAGCGCCAGAGCAGGATCCGCCTGTGCCGGTGATTATTCCACCGGCAGCCAAGGCTAAATCGGGCGGTGTGTTTACTGCGGATACGGCTAACTCATGGCTGGCCGATAGCCGCGCGTTTCGGGCGGGGGATGTGCTGACTGTGGTATTGCAGGAAACCACACAGGCCAGTAAAAAAGCCGGCACCAATTTTGATAAAAGCAGTGGCGTCGATATCAAGCCGACCATCTTGGGCACATCTAGCTATGCCACCAATGTGGGCGTGCAAGCCAAGCGTGATTTTGCTGGTTCGTCCTCCAGTACTCAGCAAAATATGCTCAGCGGTGCCATTACCGTGGTGGTAGAAAAAGTGCTGCCTAATGGCCTGCTGCTGATCCGGGGTGAAAAACAGCTCTCCTTAAATCAAGGCGAGGAATCGATTCGTTTGGTGGGTTATGTGCGTAGCGACGATATCGACAGCGATAACCGCGTGATGTCACCGCGTGTTGCCAATGCCAGAATCAGCTATTCAGGCAAGGGCGCGCTAAATGATGTGAATACAGCGGGTTGGCTGACTCGGTTATTTAACAGCCCGTGGATGCCGTTTTGA
- a CDS encoding flagellin N-terminal helical domain-containing protein, whose protein sequence is MLSLHTNAAALSTQRNLGTSQSALTTSMTRLGTGLRINSAMDDAAGLQIATRMDAQSRGMQAAMKNTQNGISMLQTAEGALGEVSSILLRMKDLATEGANGTASADDKTAMQSEFDALGKEMGNIMKNTSFGGEALLDKTAGKLGSATVDFQIGASAAEKMTVDLKTGLTALDTALGGASAAYTTPGTAGTELTSAGGANAQITKLEAALKAVGTVRSDMGANANRLDHVYNNLGNMDSNTKMAKGRIMDTDYATEQAKMTSNQMLMQAGTSMLKQSGSMSQMVMSLMQ, encoded by the coding sequence ATGTTGAGCCTGCACACAAACGCCGCTGCCCTTTCTACCCAACGTAACCTGGGCACTAGCCAATCTGCTCTGACCACATCCATGACCCGTCTGGGCACAGGTCTGCGCATCAATTCTGCAATGGACGACGCTGCTGGCTTGCAAATTGCCACACGTATGGACGCGCAAAGCCGTGGTATGCAGGCTGCGATGAAGAACACTCAAAACGGTATCAGCATGTTGCAAACAGCTGAAGGCGCTTTGGGCGAAGTAAGCAGCATCTTATTGCGTATGAAAGACCTTGCTACTGAAGGCGCCAACGGCACTGCTTCGGCAGACGACAAAACAGCGATGCAGTCAGAGTTCGACGCGCTGGGTAAGGAAATGGGCAATATCATGAAGAACACCTCCTTTGGTGGTGAGGCTTTATTGGATAAAACAGCAGGTAAGTTGGGTAGCGCAACAGTTGATTTCCAGATTGGTGCGAGTGCTGCAGAAAAAATGACTGTAGATCTGAAAACAGGATTAACGGCATTAGATACCGCCTTGGGCGGGGCATCGGCTGCTTACACAACACCTGGTACTGCAGGTACAGAGCTGACTTCGGCTGGTGGTGCCAATGCGCAAATTACTAAGCTTGAAGCTGCACTGAAAGCAGTAGGTACAGTTCGCTCAGATATGGGTGCAAACGCCAACCGTCTTGACCATGTTTATAACAACTTGGGCAATATGGACAGCAATACCAAGATGGCTAAGGGTCGTATCATGGATACAGACTACGCGACTGAACAAGCGAAAATGACTTCTAACCAGATGCTGATGCAAGCCGGTACTTCGATGCTGAAGCAAAGCGGCTCGATGAGCCAAATGGTGATGTCTCTGATGCAATAA
- the flgK gene encoding flagellar hook-associated protein FlgK, whose protein sequence is MRMMQNALAGALAAQAALNAASQNISNVMTPGYSRQGVVLSAIAPSVGDPHSAGSGVDIQSIRRFNDQYRSLQMWQASANMGESAAKQGYLTQLEQVMSASGSSISGGLDKFYAALGAASVEPSSLALRQGVITEAGAMAQRFNNLNRVLSAQHASINEQRTALVTQVNSLGGSIARLNKEIVAATATGVNPSGLLDERDRKIDQLSGLVDVRVVNQNDGAISVTLRAGQPLVVGDSSSVMSTETQLDGSQLIKLSFAQEKFTLNGGSIGSQLGGLNEYEKNSLKPMEDAIRTLAGEVAGRINGQHAAGFDLTGQPGKALFVFDAQNPEAMLKLRPGIVAEDLAFASDASKPGGSGNLQKLIDIQSQALTVLGLGSVTLSDAYAQLLGRLASESQQNQSSLATGKVVRSQSEQDWKSTSGVNRDEEAMNIIEYQKMYQANMKVIAIANQLFDSTLAAFG, encoded by the coding sequence ATGCGCATGATGCAAAATGCGCTGGCCGGAGCGCTGGCTGCACAAGCCGCGCTGAATGCCGCCAGCCAAAATATTTCTAATGTAATGACTCCCGGCTATTCGCGTCAGGGCGTGGTTTTATCCGCCATCGCCCCATCGGTGGGCGATCCGCACAGCGCCGGTTCTGGCGTGGATATTCAATCCATTCGCCGCTTCAACGATCAGTATCGCAGCCTGCAAATGTGGCAGGCATCGGCCAATATGGGCGAAAGCGCTGCCAAGCAGGGTTATTTAACTCAGCTGGAGCAGGTGATGAGCGCGTCGGGCAGCAGCATTAGTGGCGGCCTGGATAAATTTTATGCCGCTTTGGGCGCGGCCAGTGTAGAGCCCAGCTCGCTGGCGCTGCGCCAAGGTGTGATTACTGAAGCGGGTGCTATGGCGCAGCGTTTTAATAATCTGAACCGCGTATTAAGCGCCCAGCATGCCTCGATTAATGAGCAGCGCACTGCCTTGGTCACGCAGGTGAATTCCTTGGGCGGATCGATTGCCCGCCTGAATAAAGAAATTGTCGCGGCCACCGCCACAGGCGTGAACCCGTCGGGCTTATTGGACGAGCGTGATCGCAAAATTGATCAGCTTAGCGGCTTGGTTGATGTGCGCGTGGTGAATCAAAACGACGGTGCGATTTCGGTTACCTTGCGTGCGGGCCAGCCCTTGGTGGTTGGCGATAGCTCTTCGGTGATGAGCACAGAAACGCAGCTAGATGGCAGCCAGCTGATTAAATTGTCTTTTGCTCAAGAAAAATTCACCCTGAACGGCGGCAGTATTGGTAGCCAGTTAGGCGGCTTAAATGAATACGAGAAAAATAGCTTAAAGCCGATGGAAGACGCCATACGTACTTTGGCGGGCGAAGTGGCCGGACGAATTAACGGCCAGCATGCTGCCGGTTTTGATTTAACAGGCCAACCGGGCAAGGCACTGTTTGTGTTTGACGCGCAAAACCCGGAAGCCATGCTCAAACTTCGCCCCGGCATTGTGGCGGAAGATTTAGCTTTTGCCAGTGACGCCAGCAAGCCCGGTGGTAGCGGTAATTTGCAAAAATTGATTGATATTCAAAGCCAGGCGCTCACGGTGCTAGGCCTTGGCTCCGTCACGCTGAGCGACGCCTATGCTCAGCTTTTAGGGCGCTTGGCTTCTGAAAGCCAGCAAAATCAATCCTCACTCGCAACCGGCAAAGTAGTGCGCAGTCAGTCCGAGCAGGATTGGAAAAGCACCAGCGGGGTAAACCGCGATGAAGAAGCGATGAATATCATCGAGTACCAGAAAATGTATCAGGCCAATATGAAGGTGATTGCGATTGCTAATCAGCTGTTCGACAGCACCCTGGCCGCTTTTGGCTAA